In a genomic window of Magnetococcus sp. PR-3:
- the dsrE2 gene encoding sulfur carrier protein DsrE2: MSDQKKMAIIATKGTLDWAYPPLILATTAAALDYDVSIFWTFYGLQVVKKQRDLKISPLGNPAMPMPVPMPVLVQAIPGMEAMATVMMKDKMKKKGVASIDDLMELAIEAEIKMIACQMTVDLFDFKHEELLDELEYAGAAKFFEEAGEADITLYI, translated from the coding sequence ATGTCCGATCAAAAGAAAATGGCCATCATCGCCACCAAAGGTACGCTGGATTGGGCTTATCCCCCGTTGATCCTGGCAACCACGGCGGCGGCTCTGGATTACGACGTTTCCATCTTCTGGACCTTCTACGGTCTGCAGGTAGTAAAGAAGCAGCGTGATCTTAAGATCTCGCCTTTGGGTAACCCTGCTATGCCTATGCCGGTTCCCATGCCCGTCCTGGTTCAGGCTATTCCTGGTATGGAAGCCATGGCAACCGTGATGATGAAGGACAAGATGAAGAAGAAGGGTGTTGCCTCTATCGATGATTTGATGGAGCTGGCCATTGAAGCAGAGATCAAAATGATCGCCTGCCAGATGACCGTTGACCTGTTTGACTTCAAGCACGAAGAACTGTTGGATGAGCTGGAGTATGCGGGCGCAGCTAAATTCTTTGAAGAAGCAGGTGAAGCAGATATCACGCTTTACATCTAA
- a CDS encoding sulfurtransferase TusA family protein, giving the protein MADKHLDAKGLNCPLPILKAKKALKDMQPGQILSIEATDPGSAKDFESFCAQTGNKMAKASENGDVFYYEIEKQ; this is encoded by the coding sequence ATGGCTGATAAGCACCTGGACGCTAAAGGACTGAACTGCCCCCTGCCCATTCTGAAAGCCAAGAAGGCTCTCAAGGATATGCAACCCGGTCAGATCCTGTCGATTGAGGCCACTGATCCCGGTTCTGCCAAAGACTTCGAGTCTTTCTGTGCCCAGACCGGTAACAAGATGGCTAAAGCTTCCGAGAACGGTGACGTTTTCTACTACGAAATCGAGAAGCAATAA